A single genomic interval of Marmota flaviventris isolate mMarFla1 chromosome 14, mMarFla1.hap1, whole genome shotgun sequence harbors:
- the Spr gene encoding sepiapterin reductase, with product MEPGSHREGGFGRTVCVLTGASRGFGRTLAQLLAGLLSPGSVLLLTARNEEALKQLEAELVAEHPGLRVVWVPADLGSDAGLQQLLGALRDLPRPEGLQRLLLINNAATLGDVSKGFLNLSDPAEANSYWALNLTSSLCLTSSTLKAFQDCPGLIRTVVNISSICALQPFRGWALYCAGKAAREMMFQVLAAEEPSVRVLSYSPGPLDTDMQQLARETSVDPDLRKRLQDLKTKGELVDCGMSAQKLLNLLQTDTFESGAHIDFYSK from the exons ATGGAGCCTGGGAGCCACAGGGAAGGCGGCTTTGGCCGCACGGTGTGCGTGCTCACCGGGGCCTCCCGCGGCTTCGGCCGCACGCTGGCTCAGCTCCTGGCGGGGCTGCTGTCCCCCGGCTCGGTGTTGCTCCTAACCGCCCGCAACGAGGAGGCGCTGAAGCAGCTGGAGGCAGAGCTGGTCGCTGAGCACCCAGGCCTGCGCGTGGTGTGGGTGCCCGCCGACCTGGGCTCGGATGCCGGCCTTCAGCAGCTGCTTGGAGCCCTGCGTGACCTCCCCAGACCCGAAGGGCTTCAGCGGCTGCTGCTTATAAACAACGCTG CCACTCTTGGGGATGTTTCCAAAGGTTTCCTGAACCTGAGTGACCCAGCTGAAGCAAACAGCTATTGGGCTCTGAACTTGACTTCCTCACTCTGCCTGACCTCCAGCACCCTGAAGGCCTTCCAGGACTGTCCTGGCTTGATTAGGACAGTGGTTAACATCTCATCCATTTGTGCCCTTCAGCCCTTTAGGGGTTGGGCATTGTATTGTGCAGGGAAGGCTGCCCGCGAAATGATGTTCCAAGTCCTGGCTGCAGAAGAACCGAGTGTGAGGGTGCTGAGCTATTCCCCAG GTCCCCTGGACACAGACATGCAGCAGTTGGCCCGGGAGACCTCAGTGGATCCAGACTTACGAAAAAGGCTACAGGATCTGAAGACAAAGGGGGAGCTGGTGGATTGCGGGATGTCAGCCCAGAAGCTGCTGAACTTGCTGCAAACAGACACGTTCGAGTCCGGAGCCCATATAGACTTCTATAGTAAATAG